A section of the Amycolatopsis sp. AA4 genome encodes:
- the gltB gene encoding glutamate synthase large subunit has product MIFSAIPGKQGLYDPDTEQDSCGVAMVADVQGRRTHGIVTDGLAALTNLDHRGAAGAEPTSGDGAGILLQLPDELLRAEAGFPLPAAGAYAAGIAFLPSDDEQRRKAVGLTERIAAEEGLTVLGWREVPVDTEGAEIGPTARSVMPRFSMLFVSSPHGETGLELDRLAFCLRKRVEHESLASGCGTYFPSLSARTIVYKGMLTPEQLPRFFPDLRDSRLTSAIALVHSRFSTNTFPSWPLAHPFRFVAHNGEINTIRGNRNRMRAREALLESDVLPGDLSRLYPICSADASDSASFDEVLELLHLAGRSLPHAVLMMIPEAWENHTSMDPERRAFYQFHASLMEPWDGPACVTFTDGTLVGAVLDRNGLRPARWWRTADDRVVLASEAGVLDVAPENVVAKGRLQPGRMFLVDTAAGRIVDDEEVKSALARKQQYSDWLHAGLLKIAELPDRDHVVQSHDSVLRRQLAFGYTEEELKILLAPMAANGAEPIGSMGSDTPVAVLSKRSRLLYDYFKQNFAQVTNPPLDAIREELVTSMSRIMGPERNLLAPGPASCRHLNLPYPVIDNDELAKLIHINDDGDLPGFACSVLSGLYEVDGGADALAAALERVRRDASEAIAAGARTLVLSDRDSDHRMAPIPSLLLVSAVHHHLVRTKERLRVALVVETGDAREVHHIALLLGYGAAAVNPYLAFETIEDMISQGAITGIEPAKAVRSYVQALVKGVLKIMSKMGISTVGAYTAAQVFEALGLSQELLDEYFTGTSSKLGGVGLDVLAEEVAVRHRRAYPDNPTDRVHRGLETGGEYAYRREGELHLFTPETVFLLQHASKTGRDEVYRKYTEEVHRLYREGGTLRGLFKFREGTREPIPLDEVEPASAILRRFNTGAMSYGSISAEAHETLAIAMNRIGGRSNTGEGGEDPERLYDPQRRSAIKQVASGRFGVTSEYLVNADDIQIKMAQGAKPGEGGQLPPNKVYPWIARTRHSTPGVGLISPPPHHDIYSIEDLAQLIHDLKNANEKARIHVKLVSSLGVGTVAAGVSKAHADVVLISGHDGGTGASPMNSLKHAGTPWEIGLAETQQTLLLNGLRDRITVQVDGAMKTGRDVVVAALLGAEEYGFATAPLVVAGCIMMRVCHLDTCPVGVATQSPELRKRYTGQADHVVRYFEFVAEEVRETLAQLGFRTLDEAIGHAEMLDTDEAVQHWKASGLDLGPVFEMPAETPYGGAKRRVREQDHGLEHALDRTLIQLAEAALEDAHPVRLELPVRNVNRTVGTLLGSEITRRYGGEGLPDGTIHVRLTGSAGQSLGAFLPRGITLDMVGDANDYVGKGLSGGRIVVRPHPDASFAAEQQTIAGNTLAYGATSGEMFLRGQVGERFCVRNSGATVVAEGVGDHAFEYMTGGRAVVLGPTGRNLAAGMSGGSAYVLDLDRAKVNQDMVDLLPPSAEDLAWLKQIVQKHHDLTRSAVAASLLGDWTRRAAAFTKVMPRDYQRVLDAAKAARAAGRDVDEAIMEAARG; this is encoded by the coding sequence ATGATCTTCTCCGCCATCCCCGGCAAGCAGGGTCTGTACGACCCGGACACCGAGCAGGATTCCTGCGGCGTCGCCATGGTCGCCGACGTCCAGGGCCGCCGCACGCACGGCATCGTCACCGACGGTCTCGCCGCGCTCACGAATCTCGACCACCGCGGAGCCGCGGGGGCCGAGCCGACGAGCGGCGACGGCGCCGGGATCCTGCTGCAGCTGCCCGACGAACTGCTCCGCGCCGAGGCGGGTTTCCCGCTGCCCGCGGCCGGTGCGTACGCCGCCGGGATCGCGTTCCTGCCCTCCGACGACGAGCAGCGCCGCAAGGCGGTCGGGCTCACCGAACGGATCGCGGCCGAAGAAGGGCTCACCGTCCTCGGCTGGCGCGAGGTCCCGGTGGACACCGAGGGCGCGGAAATCGGCCCCACCGCGCGTTCGGTGATGCCGCGGTTCTCGATGCTGTTCGTGTCGTCCCCGCACGGCGAAACCGGCCTGGAGCTGGACCGGCTGGCGTTCTGCCTGCGCAAGCGCGTCGAGCACGAAAGCCTCGCTTCCGGCTGCGGCACGTACTTCCCGTCGCTGTCCGCGCGCACGATCGTCTACAAAGGCATGCTCACGCCCGAGCAGCTGCCGCGGTTCTTCCCCGACCTGCGCGATTCCCGGCTCACCAGCGCGATCGCGCTCGTGCACTCCCGGTTCTCCACCAACACTTTCCCGTCGTGGCCGCTCGCGCACCCGTTCCGGTTCGTGGCGCACAACGGCGAGATCAACACGATCCGCGGCAACCGCAACCGCATGCGCGCCCGCGAGGCGCTGCTCGAATCCGACGTGCTCCCCGGCGATCTTTCGCGGCTGTACCCGATCTGCTCGGCCGACGCGTCGGACTCGGCGTCCTTCGACGAGGTGCTGGAGCTGCTCCACCTCGCGGGCCGTTCGCTGCCGCACGCGGTGCTGATGATGATCCCGGAGGCGTGGGAGAACCACACCTCGATGGACCCGGAACGGCGGGCTTTCTACCAGTTCCACGCCAGCCTGATGGAGCCGTGGGACGGTCCGGCTTGTGTCACCTTCACCGACGGCACGCTCGTCGGCGCGGTGCTCGACCGCAACGGCCTGCGCCCGGCGCGCTGGTGGCGCACCGCGGACGACCGCGTGGTGCTGGCCAGCGAGGCCGGAGTCCTCGACGTGGCACCGGAAAACGTCGTCGCGAAGGGCAGGCTGCAGCCGGGCCGGATGTTCCTCGTGGACACCGCCGCGGGCCGGATCGTGGACGACGAAGAGGTCAAGTCCGCGCTGGCGCGCAAACAGCAGTACAGCGACTGGCTGCACGCCGGGCTGCTCAAGATCGCCGAGCTGCCCGACCGCGACCACGTGGTGCAGAGCCACGATTCGGTGCTGCGCCGCCAGCTCGCTTTCGGCTACACCGAAGAAGAACTGAAGATCCTGCTCGCGCCGATGGCCGCCAACGGGGCCGAGCCGATCGGGTCGATGGGGTCGGACACCCCGGTCGCCGTGCTGTCCAAGCGGTCCCGGCTGCTGTACGACTATTTCAAGCAGAACTTCGCGCAGGTGACCAACCCGCCGCTGGACGCGATCCGCGAAGAGCTGGTCACGTCGATGAGCCGGATCATGGGGCCGGAGCGCAATCTGCTCGCGCCCGGGCCCGCGTCGTGCCGGCACCTGAACCTGCCGTACCCGGTGATCGACAACGACGAGCTGGCCAAGCTCATCCACATCAACGACGACGGCGACCTGCCCGGTTTCGCCTGCAGCGTCCTTTCCGGACTGTACGAAGTGGACGGCGGGGCGGACGCGCTGGCGGCGGCGCTCGAACGAGTGCGCCGCGACGCGTCCGAGGCGATCGCCGCTGGCGCGCGCACGCTCGTGCTGTCCGACCGCGATTCCGACCACCGGATGGCGCCGATCCCGTCGCTGCTGCTGGTTTCCGCGGTGCACCACCATCTGGTGCGCACCAAGGAACGGCTGCGCGTGGCGCTGGTCGTGGAGACCGGCGACGCCCGCGAGGTGCACCACATCGCGCTGCTGCTGGGCTACGGCGCGGCGGCGGTGAACCCGTACCTGGCCTTCGAAACCATCGAAGACATGATCAGCCAGGGCGCGATCACCGGCATCGAGCCGGCGAAGGCGGTCCGCAGCTACGTGCAGGCGCTCGTCAAGGGCGTCCTGAAGATCATGTCCAAAATGGGCATCTCGACGGTCGGCGCGTACACCGCGGCGCAGGTGTTCGAAGCCCTTGGCCTGAGCCAGGAACTGCTCGACGAGTACTTCACCGGAACGTCGTCGAAGCTCGGCGGCGTCGGGCTGGACGTGCTCGCCGAAGAGGTCGCGGTGCGGCACCGCCGGGCGTACCCGGACAACCCGACCGACCGGGTCCATCGCGGACTCGAGACCGGCGGCGAGTACGCGTACCGCCGCGAGGGCGAGCTGCACCTGTTCACGCCGGAGACGGTGTTCCTGCTGCAGCACGCGTCGAAGACCGGGCGCGACGAGGTGTACCGCAAGTACACCGAAGAGGTGCACCGGCTCTACCGCGAGGGCGGCACGCTGCGCGGGCTGTTCAAGTTCCGCGAAGGCACGCGCGAGCCGATCCCGCTGGACGAGGTCGAGCCCGCGTCGGCGATCCTGCGCCGGTTCAACACCGGGGCGATGTCGTACGGCTCGATTTCGGCCGAGGCGCACGAAACGCTCGCCATCGCGATGAACCGCATCGGCGGCCGGTCCAACACCGGCGAGGGCGGCGAGGACCCGGAGCGGCTGTACGACCCGCAGCGGCGCAGCGCGATCAAGCAGGTCGCCAGCGGACGGTTCGGCGTCACCAGCGAGTATCTCGTCAACGCGGACGACATCCAGATCAAGATGGCGCAGGGCGCGAAGCCGGGCGAGGGCGGGCAGCTGCCGCCGAACAAGGTGTACCCGTGGATCGCGCGCACGCGGCATTCGACGCCGGGCGTCGGGCTGATTTCCCCGCCGCCGCACCACGACATCTATTCCATTGAGGACCTGGCGCAGCTGATCCACGACCTCAAGAACGCCAACGAGAAGGCCCGCATCCACGTGAAGCTGGTGTCCTCGCTGGGCGTCGGCACGGTCGCGGCGGGCGTGTCCAAGGCGCACGCGGACGTCGTGCTGATTTCCGGCCACGACGGCGGAACCGGCGCGTCGCCGATGAACTCGCTCAAGCACGCCGGGACGCCGTGGGAGATCGGGCTCGCCGAAACGCAGCAGACGTTGCTGCTCAACGGTTTGCGCGACCGGATCACGGTGCAGGTGGACGGGGCGATGAAGACCGGCCGCGACGTCGTGGTCGCGGCGCTGCTCGGCGCCGAGGAGTACGGCTTCGCGACCGCGCCGCTGGTGGTCGCGGGCTGCATCATGATGCGCGTCTGCCACCTCGACACGTGCCCGGTCGGCGTCGCCACGCAAAGTCCGGAGCTGCGCAAGCGCTACACCGGACAGGCCGACCACGTGGTGCGGTACTTCGAGTTCGTCGCCGAGGAAGTGCGGGAAACCCTGGCACAGCTGGGATTCCGGACACTCGACGAGGCGATCGGGCACGCCGAGATGCTCGACACCGACGAGGCCGTGCAGCACTGGAAGGCCTCCGGGCTCGACCTCGGCCCGGTGTTCGAGATGCCCGCCGAAACGCCGTACGGCGGCGCGAAGCGGCGCGTGCGCGAACAGGACCACGGCCTGGAACACGCGCTCGACCGCACGCTCATCCAGCTCGCCGAGGCGGCGCTGGAGGACGCGCATCCGGTGCGCCTGGAACTGCCGGTGCGCAACGTGAACCGGACCGTCGGCACCCTGCTCGGCTCGGAGATCACCCGCCGCTACGGCGGGGAGGGCCTGCCGGACGGCACGATCCACGTGCGGCTCACCGGTTCGGCCGGGCAGTCGCTCGGCGCGTTCCTGCCGCGCGGCATCACGCTGGACATGGTCGGCGACGCCAACGACTACGTCGGCAAGGGCCTGTCCGGCGGCCGGATCGTGGTCCGCCCGCATCCGGACGCGAGCTTCGCCGCCGAACAGCAGACGATCGCGGGCAACACGCTGGCCTACGGCGCGACGTCCGGCGAGATGTTCCTGCGCGGGCAGGTCGGCGAGCGGTTCTGCGTCCGCAACTCCGGCGCGACGGTCGTGGCCGAGGGCGTGGGCGACCACGCGTTCGAGTACATGACCGGCGGCCGGGCGGTGGTGCTCGGCCCGACCGGGCGGAACCTGGCGGCCGGGATGTCCGGCGGCAGCGCGTACGTGCTCGATCTGGACCGGGCGAAGGTCAACCAGGACATGGTGGACCTGCTTCCGCCGTCCGCGGAGGACCTGGCCTGGCTCAAGCAGATCGTGCAGAAGCACCACGACCTCACCCGCTCGGCCGTGGCCGCGTCGCTCCTGGGCGACTGGACCCGGCGCGCGGCGGCGTTCACCAAGGTGATGCCGCGCGACTACCAGCGGGTCCTCGATGCGGCGAAGGCGGCGCGCGCCGCCGGCCGCGACGTCGACGAAGCGATCATGGAGGCGGCTCGTGGCTGA
- a CDS encoding glutamate synthase subunit beta, with protein MADPTGFLKYERQEPKKKSYEERLSSWGEVYADVPPEERNEQVRTQASRCMDCGIPFCHSGGSGCPLGNLIPEWNDLVRRGDWAAASDRLHATNNFPEFTGKLCPAPCEAGCVLSISPLSGGPVAIKRVEETIAAQSWEAGYVQPQVSEVSSGRKVAVVGSGPAGLAAAQQLTRAGHEVTVFERDDRLGGLLRYGIPEFKMEKKVLDRRLAQLRKEGTKFVTGCEVGVDLSVEDLREQYDAVVLAVGALRGRDDRTTPGRSLDGIHLAMEHLVPANKFVEGDGPSPVDANGKHVVIIGGGDTGADSYGTATRQGALSVTQLDQYPTPPETRDDERSPWPTWPYILRTYPAHEEAGERKFAVAVKRFVDDGAGHVKAVELQQVRVQKDPETGRREVIPVNDEIETLPADLVLLAIGFEGVEEMPLLEGLDLTLTRRGTLSCGSDWQTETPGVFVCGDAHRGASLVVWAIAEGRSVAAAVDTFLTGASDLPAPVHPTALPLAVV; from the coding sequence GTGGCTGACCCCACCGGTTTTCTCAAGTACGAACGGCAGGAACCGAAGAAGAAGTCTTACGAGGAAAGGCTTTCCTCGTGGGGCGAGGTCTACGCGGACGTGCCGCCGGAGGAGCGCAACGAGCAGGTGCGCACGCAGGCGTCACGGTGCATGGACTGCGGCATCCCGTTCTGCCACTCCGGCGGTTCCGGCTGTCCGCTGGGCAACCTGATCCCGGAATGGAACGACCTCGTTCGCCGCGGCGACTGGGCGGCGGCCAGCGATCGCTTGCACGCCACCAACAATTTCCCGGAATTCACCGGGAAGCTGTGCCCGGCGCCGTGCGAGGCGGGCTGCGTGCTGTCGATCTCGCCGCTGTCCGGCGGGCCGGTCGCGATCAAGCGCGTCGAGGAGACGATCGCGGCGCAGTCGTGGGAAGCCGGATACGTGCAGCCGCAGGTGTCCGAGGTGTCGTCGGGCCGCAAGGTGGCCGTCGTCGGCTCCGGTCCGGCCGGGCTGGCCGCGGCGCAGCAGCTGACCCGCGCGGGCCACGAGGTCACCGTCTTCGAACGGGACGACCGGCTCGGCGGCCTGCTGCGGTACGGCATTCCCGAGTTCAAGATGGAGAAGAAGGTCCTCGACCGGCGCCTGGCGCAGCTGCGCAAGGAAGGCACGAAGTTCGTCACCGGCTGCGAGGTCGGCGTCGACCTGTCGGTGGAGGACCTGCGCGAGCAGTACGACGCGGTCGTGCTCGCCGTGGGCGCGCTGCGCGGGCGGGACGACCGCACCACGCCGGGCCGTTCGCTCGACGGCATCCACCTGGCGATGGAACACCTGGTGCCCGCCAACAAGTTCGTGGAGGGCGACGGCCCGTCCCCGGTCGACGCGAACGGCAAGCACGTCGTGATCATCGGCGGCGGCGACACCGGCGCGGACTCCTACGGCACGGCCACCCGGCAGGGCGCGCTGTCGGTCACCCAGCTCGACCAGTACCCGACGCCGCCGGAAACCCGCGACGACGAGCGTTCGCCGTGGCCGACCTGGCCGTACATCCTCCGCACCTACCCGGCGCACGAGGAAGCGGGCGAGCGGAAGTTCGCGGTCGCGGTCAAGCGCTTCGTCGACGACGGCGCCGGGCACGTCAAAGCCGTGGAACTGCAGCAGGTCCGCGTGCAGAAGGACCCGGAAACCGGCCGCCGCGAGGTCATCCCGGTGAACGACGAGATCGAAACCCTGCCCGCGGACCTGGTCCTGCTGGCGATCGGTTTCGAAGGCGTCGAGGAAATGCCGCTGCTGGAAGGCCTGGACCTCACGCTGACCCGCCGCGGCACCCTGTCGTGCGGCTCGGACTGGCAGACGGAAACCCCCGGAGTCTTCGTCTGCGGCGACGCCCACCGCGGCGCGTCGCTGGTCGTGTGGGCCATCGCGGAAGGCCGCTCGGTGGCGGCGGCGGTGGACACGTTCCTGACCGGTGCTTCGGACCTTCCCGCTCCGGTGCACCCGACCGCATTGCCGCTCGCGGTGGTGTGA
- a CDS encoding class II 3-deoxy-7-phosphoheptulonate synthase, with protein sequence MNWTVDVPVDTLPELPPLPPELRDRLDTALSLPAAQQPEWPDAALAKRVRGVLESVPPITVPAEIDRLKNRLAMVARGEAFLLQGGDCAETFESNTEPHIRANLRTLLQMAVVLTYGASLPVVKVGRIAGQYAKPRSSGTDALGLPVYRGDIINSLVAKPELRVPDPGRMIRAYANAGAAMNLVRALTGAGMADLHQVHDWNKDFVSSSPAGERYEALAAEIDRGLRFMNACGVTDSSLQYTEIFASHEALLLDYERAMLRLDQADAANPKLYNLSSHFLWIGERTRQLDGAHIAFAELLSNPIGLKIGPTTTPEQALEYVERLDPRSEPGRLTLISRMGNGKVREVLPAIVEKVEASGHKVIWQCDPMHGNTHESSTGYKTRHFDRIVDEVQGFFEVHRKLGTYPGGIHVELTGEDVTECLGGAQEISDVDLSGRYETACDPRLNTQQSLELAFLVAEMLRG encoded by the coding sequence GTGAACTGGACAGTCGACGTTCCCGTAGACACTCTCCCCGAGCTGCCGCCGCTGCCTCCTGAGCTGCGGGACCGCCTCGACACCGCCTTGTCGCTGCCCGCCGCGCAGCAGCCGGAGTGGCCGGACGCCGCGCTGGCCAAGCGGGTGCGCGGCGTGCTGGAGAGCGTGCCGCCGATCACCGTGCCCGCCGAGATCGACCGGCTGAAGAACCGGCTCGCCATGGTGGCCCGCGGGGAGGCGTTCCTGCTGCAGGGCGGCGACTGTGCGGAGACGTTCGAGTCCAACACCGAACCGCACATCCGGGCGAATCTGCGCACGCTGCTGCAGATGGCCGTCGTGCTCACCTACGGGGCCAGCCTGCCGGTGGTGAAGGTCGGCCGGATCGCGGGCCAGTACGCGAAGCCGCGCTCGTCCGGCACCGACGCGCTCGGGCTGCCCGTCTACCGCGGCGACATCATCAACTCGCTCGTCGCCAAGCCGGAGCTGCGGGTGCCGGACCCGGGCCGGATGATCCGCGCCTACGCGAACGCGGGCGCGGCGATGAACCTGGTCCGCGCGCTCACCGGCGCGGGCATGGCCGACCTGCACCAGGTGCACGACTGGAACAAGGACTTCGTGTCCTCGTCGCCCGCGGGGGAGCGGTACGAGGCGCTCGCCGCCGAGATCGACCGCGGCCTGCGGTTCATGAACGCCTGCGGCGTCACCGACTCCTCGCTGCAGTACACCGAGATCTTCGCCAGCCACGAGGCGCTGCTGCTCGACTACGAGCGCGCGATGCTGCGGCTGGACCAGGCCGACGCGGCCAACCCGAAGCTGTACAACCTGTCCTCGCACTTCCTGTGGATCGGCGAGCGCACCCGGCAGCTCGACGGCGCGCACATCGCGTTCGCCGAACTGCTGTCGAACCCGATCGGGCTCAAGATCGGCCCGACGACCACGCCCGAGCAAGCGCTGGAATACGTCGAGCGGCTCGACCCGCGCAGCGAACCCGGCCGGCTCACGCTGATCTCCCGGATGGGCAACGGCAAGGTCCGCGAGGTGCTGCCGGCGATCGTGGAGAAGGTCGAAGCGTCCGGGCACAAGGTCATCTGGCAGTGCGACCCGATGCACGGCAACACGCACGAATCGTCCACCGGCTACAAGACCCGGCACTTCGACCGCATCGTCGACGAGGTCCAGGGCTTCTTCGAGGTGCACCGCAAGCTCGGCACCTACCCCGGCGGCATCCACGTCGAGCTGACCGGCGAGGACGTCACCGAATGCCTCGGCGGGGCCCAGGAAATCTCCGACGTCGACCTCTCCGGCCGCTACGAGACCGCCTGCGACCCCCGGCTCAACACCCAGCAGTCGCTGGAACTGGCCTTCCTGGTCGCGGAGATGCTGCGCGGCTGA
- a CDS encoding wax ester/triacylglycerol synthase domain-containing protein gives MAPAPLSSLDVAFLCLSRETAPMQMGAALVFAPEEPVDPDRLTALLARRAATVAPLRRKIRAGLFPPGSATWVDDPDFQAVKHLRQHRLTTLYDPDPLPEFAARWIAEPLDPHRPLWELTVVTGFADGSFAILLKLHHALTDGAGAYAVAAGLLDGLPVPQPAPRIPRPRSPLSAVRDTLETAGIASSVVRAARPPCLPLAAPASAERRLGFARLDSADLRRIRRTHGGTTNDVVLGVLSGALREWLVNRGIRATGRSVRALIPVSVRGRAAEQWGGNKLSGYLCDLPIGVDDPVRRLTEVRAAMARNKAAGPSRGAGAFPLLADRMPAALHRLGTRTAGLAAPLLFDLVVTTVPLPPARYALDGAPLAEVYPFVPLAPHQAVGIAVAHYRDSVHIGLQANAEAVADLGSLRDAVAKSAAELLAAS, from the coding sequence ATGGCTCCTGCCCCGCTCAGCTCGCTCGATGTCGCTTTTCTGTGCCTCTCCAGGGAAACCGCGCCGATGCAGATGGGCGCGGCCCTGGTTTTCGCGCCGGAGGAGCCGGTCGATCCGGACCGGCTGACCGCGCTGCTCGCGCGTCGGGCGGCGACTGTCGCGCCGCTGCGCCGGAAAATCCGCGCCGGGCTCTTCCCGCCCGGCTCCGCGACGTGGGTGGACGACCCGGATTTCCAGGCAGTGAAACATCTTCGCCAGCACCGCCTGACCACGCTGTACGACCCGGACCCGCTGCCGGAGTTCGCGGCGAGGTGGATCGCCGAACCGCTCGACCCGCACCGTCCACTGTGGGAACTCACTGTGGTGACCGGATTCGCGGACGGCAGCTTCGCGATTTTGCTCAAACTGCACCACGCGCTCACCGACGGCGCGGGCGCGTACGCCGTCGCGGCGGGACTCCTCGACGGATTGCCGGTCCCGCAGCCCGCGCCGAGGATCCCGCGGCCGCGTTCGCCGCTGAGCGCGGTGCGGGACACGTTGGAAACAGCGGGAATCGCGTCGTCGGTGGTCCGGGCGGCGCGTCCGCCGTGCCTTCCGCTGGCGGCGCCCGCCTCCGCCGAACGACGCCTCGGTTTCGCCCGGCTGGACTCGGCTGACCTTCGCCGGATCCGGCGAACGCACGGCGGCACCACGAACGACGTGGTGCTCGGGGTCCTTTCCGGCGCCTTGCGCGAATGGCTGGTCAACCGCGGCATCCGCGCGACGGGACGGTCGGTGCGCGCGCTGATTCCCGTGAGCGTGCGCGGGAGGGCGGCCGAGCAATGGGGCGGGAACAAGCTTTCCGGCTATTTGTGCGATCTGCCGATCGGAGTGGACGATCCGGTGCGGCGGCTGACCGAAGTGCGCGCGGCGATGGCGCGCAACAAGGCGGCCGGTCCTTCTCGCGGGGCAGGGGCGTTTCCGCTGCTGGCTGACCGGATGCCCGCTGCGCTGCATCGGCTCGGGACGCGGACCGCGGGGTTGGCCGCGCCGCTGTTGTTCGATCTGGTGGTGACGACGGTGCCGCTGCCACCCGCTCGCTACGCGCTCGACGGTGCGCCGCTCGCGGAGGTGTACCCGTTCGTGCCGCTCGCCCCGCACCAGGCGGTGGGCATCGCGGTCGCGCACTACCGCGACAGTGTCCACATCGGACTGCAGGCGAACGCGGAGGCGGTGGCGGACCTCGGGTCGCTGCGGGACGCGGTGGCCAAGTCGGCGGCCGAGCTGCTGGCCGCCTCGTGA
- a CDS encoding flotillin family protein → MEIWVIVVIAVAAVILLFGLLRILYKVAEPNEALIISGWGVRVERTETADSLGFKIVTGRGVNVLPGFQTARRLSLDTRGVNLQVSCVTKQGLPVTVRAVVIYKVGDDFASIANAARRFLDQQKGMNDTIHELFSGHLRSIVGGLTIEEMIHNRDALTGEVRQSSATEMIKLGLIVDSLQIQEIDDESGYIVNLGKPHAAAIAAAARIAEAQRDQEATEAEQVAAARKAGAIRESQIQQAGYQAEVDQAKAKASQSGPLAEATARQEVVVQETRAAELEAALSEQRLQSQVRKPADAKAYETRTTADAERDAQIARAQAQAKETELRAGADATRVKTAAEAEAQATKARAEASASATKATGEAEAAAAKAKGLADAEAAKAKGLAEAEAAKAKGLAEAESIKARAAALAENQEAVVAQQLAERWPEIVEAGAQAFGNVDHMVVLNGADGMSDMFTKALSLGGTGLGLARQLMDAMGSPKQSGADGGLAPRED, encoded by the coding sequence ATGGAAATCTGGGTCATCGTGGTGATCGCGGTCGCGGCCGTGATCCTGCTGTTCGGGCTCCTGCGGATCCTCTACAAAGTGGCGGAGCCGAACGAGGCGCTCATCATCTCCGGCTGGGGCGTCCGGGTCGAGCGCACCGAGACCGCCGACAGCCTCGGGTTCAAGATCGTCACCGGCCGCGGCGTGAACGTGCTGCCCGGCTTCCAGACCGCGCGCAGGCTGTCGCTGGACACCCGAGGGGTGAACCTGCAGGTCTCGTGCGTGACGAAACAGGGTCTGCCGGTCACCGTGCGCGCGGTCGTGATCTACAAGGTCGGCGACGATTTCGCCTCGATCGCGAACGCCGCCCGCCGGTTCCTCGACCAGCAGAAGGGCATGAACGACACCATCCACGAGCTGTTCTCCGGCCATCTGCGGTCGATCGTGGGCGGGCTGACCATCGAGGAGATGATCCACAACCGCGACGCGCTGACCGGCGAGGTCCGCCAGTCGTCGGCGACCGAGATGATCAAGCTCGGGCTGATCGTGGACTCGCTGCAGATCCAGGAGATCGACGACGAGTCCGGCTACATCGTCAACCTCGGCAAACCGCACGCGGCCGCGATCGCCGCCGCGGCGCGGATCGCCGAGGCGCAGCGCGACCAGGAGGCCACCGAGGCCGAGCAGGTCGCCGCCGCGCGCAAGGCGGGCGCGATCCGGGAAAGCCAGATCCAGCAGGCCGGGTACCAGGCCGAGGTGGACCAGGCCAAGGCGAAGGCGAGCCAGTCCGGTCCGCTGGCCGAGGCGACCGCGCGCCAGGAGGTCGTGGTCCAGGAGACCAGGGCCGCCGAACTCGAGGCGGCGCTGTCCGAGCAGCGGCTGCAGTCGCAGGTCCGCAAACCGGCCGACGCGAAGGCGTACGAAACGCGTACGACCGCCGACGCGGAACGCGACGCGCAAATCGCCCGCGCGCAAGCACAGGCGAAGGAAACCGAGCTGCGGGCGGGCGCGGACGCGACCCGGGTCAAGACCGCGGCGGAGGCCGAAGCGCAGGCCACGAAGGCCCGCGCGGAAGCCAGCGCGAGCGCGACGAAGGCCACGGGTGAGGCCGAAGCGGCGGCCGCCAAGGCGAAGGGGCTCGCGGACGCGGAAGCGGCTAAGGCCAAGGGTCTGGCCGAAGCCGAGGCGGCGAAGGCGAAGGGGCTCGCCGAAGCCGAGTCGATCAAGGCGCGCGCGGCTGCACTGGCGGAGAACCAGGAGGCTGTGGTAGCACAACAGCTGGCCGAGCGCTGGCCGGAGATCGTCGAAGCCGGCGCGCAGGCCTTCGGCAATGTCGACCACATGGTGGTCCTGAACGGCGCGGACGGGATGTCGGACATGTTCACCAAGGCGCTCTCCCTCGGCGGCACGGGCCTCGGCCTCGCCCGCCAGCTGATGGACGCCATGGGCAGCCCCAAGCAGTCCGGCGCCGACGGCGGCCTCGCCCCTCGCGAGGACTGA